The DNA window AGAGCACGTCCACGCCGTCGGCGCGGGCCTGCTCCAGCCGGGGCAGGGTGCGCAGGGTGGCGCCCCAGGCGTGGCGGCCCGCCGTCTTGTGGTGGGAGACCTGGAGTGGGGCGCCGGAGCGTACCGCGATCTCCAGGGCCTCCTCCAGGGCGGTCTCCACCTGGGACATCTCGTCGCGCAGATGGGTCACATAGGGCTTGCCGTGGCGGGCGGCGACGCGGGCCAGCGCGACGATCTCGTCGGTGTCGGCGTAGGTGCCGGGCGGGTAGATCAGTCCGGTGGAGAGGCCGGCCGCGCCCTGGGCCAGGGCCCGGTCGAGCAGTGCGCACATGGCGGCCAGCTCCTCGGGCCGGGGCGGACGGGCGGCGAAGCCCATCACTCCGGCGCGGAGCGTGCCATGGCCGACCAGTGAGGCCAGGTGGGTGCGCCGCAGTTCCGGGCGCTGCCCGGCGGCGAAGGCGTCGAAGTCCTCGGCGGGCTGGACGGGTCCGGTGCCGAAGGTCACCCGCAGATGGGCGGCGAGGTCCGGCAGCCGCTCCGGCAGTGCGGGGAAGAGGCTGGTGCCGCAGTTGCCGCTGATCTCGGTGGTGACGCCCTGGAGCAGCGGCGCCAGCCGCAGTTGCTCGATCGCCTCGGCCGCCTCGGGGCCGCCGGGCGGTGCGCCGCCGTGGGGGGCGGCCAGGGCGTCGGAGTGGGTGTGTACATCGATGAAGCCGGGGGTGACGATCTGTCCGGTGGCGTCCACGGTCTCGGCGGCGGCGACCGCGCTGCCCGGCGGGAGTACGGTGATCCGTCCGTCGGCGACGGCGAGGTCGGCGGGCCTGCCGGGGGCGCCGGTGCCGTCCACCAGGGTGCCGCCGCGCAGCAGCAGTTCGACGGGGCTCCCCATCACAGCACCGTGGAGAGGAAGGCCCGCGTGCGGTCGTGCCGCGGGGCGGTGAAGACCTCGTCGGGGTGCCCGGCCTCGACGACGGCGCCCTGGTCCATGAAGAGGACGCGGTCGGCGACCTCCCGGGCGAAGCCCATCTCATGGGTGACCACGATCATCGTCATGCCGCTGCGGGCCAGGTCGCGCATCACGCCGAGGACCTCGCCGACGAGTTCGGGGTCGAGTGCGGAGGTGGGCTCGTCGAAGAGCATCAGCGTCGGCTGCATGGCCAGCGCCCGGGCGATGGCGACCCGCTGCTGCTGGCCGCCGGAGAGCCGGTCGGGGTAGTGGTCGGCCCGGTCGGCCAGTCCGACGCGGTCCAGCAGCTCGCGGGCCTGCCGCTCGGCCTGGGCGCGGCTGAGGCCCTTGACCGCGACCGGCCCCTCCATGACGTTCTGCACCGCGGTGCGGTGCGGGAAGAGGTGGAACCGCTGGAACACCATGCCGATCCGCTCGCGCTGCCGGCGGATGTCGCGTGGGCGCCGCTCGCGCAGCCGCTCCCCGGACGGGCCGTGCGGCTCGTAGCCGACCAGTTCGCCGTCGACCCGGATCCGCCCGGCGTCGATCCGCTCCAGGTGGTTGAAGCAGCGCAGCAGGGTGGACTTGCCGGATCCGGACGGTCCGATGATGCAGAGCACTTCACCGGCGCGGACCTCCAGGTCGATGCCGCGCAGCACTTCGGTGTCGCCGAACCGCTTGCGGACCCCGCGCGCCGCGAGGATCACGTCGTTCACTGTGCCGTCCCCTTGGTGAGGCGCCCGGGCAGGAGGTTGGCCAGCACCCTGCGCCGCAGCGGCGGGGCGGCGCCGGGGCTGAACCGGCGCTCGACGGCGTGCTGGGCGAGGCTGGCGATGGTGGTGAGCACCAGGTACCAGAGGGAGGCGACCACCAGCAGGGCGATCACCTCGAAGTTGGCCAGGTAGAGGTGCTGGGAGACGGTCATCAGGTCGGCGCCGGCGATGACCGAGACCAGCGAGGTGGTCTTGAGCATGGAGATGAACTGGTTGCCGAACGGCGGGATGATCACCCGCATCGCCTGCGGCAGCACGACCCTGGTCAGGATCTGCCGGTTGGACATGCCGATGGAGGCGCCGGCCTCCCGCTGGCCGGGGTCCACGCTCTGGATGCCGGCCCGGACGATCTCGGCCATATAGGCGCCCTCGTTGATGGAGAGGCCCAGCAGCGCCGCCACGAATCCGGTGATGACCTGGTTGGACTGCCAGCTGATCAGCTTGGGTCCGTCGAACGGCACGCCGATGCTGATCTCCGGGAAGAGCAGCGCCAGGTTGAACCAGAAGATCAGTTGGACCAGCAGCGGGGTGCCCCGGAAGAACCAGGTGTACGCCCCGGCCATCAGCCGCAGCACGGGGCTCTCGGAGAGCTGCATCACGGCGGCGACCACGCCGATGCCGATGCCGACGGCCTGCGAGATCAGGGTGAGCTGCACGGTCACCCAGAGGCCCTCCAGGACGACCCGGTCGAACTGGTAGCGGGCGATGACGTCCCAGTGCAGATTGGGGTTGACGACGATGGTGTAGCCGAGCCAGACCGCGAAGAAGGCGGCGGCGAGGACGGCGAGCCAGCGTCCGGGGCGGGGGCGCCGGGACACCTGGAGGGAGAGGTCTTCCGGCCGGGTCGCGCCGTCGGCGGCCGGTGCCGCTGCCTGATGGGGTCTCATATCCGTGTTCACCGCCGGGTTCACTGCCCGCCGTTGACGGTGGCCCGGGGCACGGCGCTGCCGCCGACCTTCCAGGTGTCCAGGATCCTGCGGTACTCGCCCTGGTCGATCAGGTCCTGGAGGGCCTTCTGCACGGAGTCGCGCAGACCGCTCTCGTTCTTCGCCACGGCGATGCCCCAGGGCGCGGTGCCGTACTGGGTCGGCAGCACCTCATACGCGCCCTTCTGCACAAACAGCTGGGCGACGGGGTAGTCGACGATGGTCGCGACGGCGCGTCCGCTGTCCAGCTGGAGCAGCCCGGTGGGGGCGTCCTCGCTCTGCGAGATCCTCATCCTGGTCGGGCACTTGGCGTTCTGCTGCTCGCCGATGTCCAGGTTGGAGCTGCCCTTGGCCAGCACCACGGGCTTGCCGCAGAGGTCCGCCAGGGACTTCAGCCCCTCCGGGTTGCCCTTCCTGGTCATGATGACGCCGCCGGTGCGGAAGTAGTCGACGAAGTCGACGGCCTGGCGGCGCTGCTCGCTGTCGGTCATGGAGGACATCACCAGGTCGAACCGGCCCGCCTGGAGGCCCGGGATCAGGCCGTCGAAGGCGGCGTTGGTGAGCTCCAGCCTGAGCCCGAGCCGCTGGGCGATGGCCTGGGCGAGGTCCGGGTCGACGCCGGTCAGCTCGGTGGTGCCGGACTTGTACATCTCCATCGGGGGGTAGCCGACCGCCGTGGCGACGCGCAGCACACCACCCTGCCGGTACTTCGCCGGGAGCAGGTCGGCGGCGGTCTGGGCGGCGCCGTTGGAGGCGGTGGCGCTGGCGCCGGCGGCGTTGGAGCCGGCGCTCTGGGGGCCGCCGGCGGCCGGGGCGCTGCCCTGGTCGGAGCGCCCGCAGGAGGTGGCCGTCAGGGCGACCAGTGCCAGGGCGGCCAGACAGCGCAGAGGACGGGGGCGGTTCATCGGTTTCTCCCTCACGCGGTGACGGTGCGCCGATGCTGGCAGCCGGGCCTCGGTGAACGGAAGATGATGAAGCTATTGACGCCTGAGCATCCATTTCTGTACGGCTCGTCCCCGGCGCTCCACACCCCCGGCTCCCGCCGCGCGGGCCCACCGCCGGGAGCGGACTGCGGGTGCGCGAGGGAAGGGGCAGCTGTGACAGGAGCGCGGATGGCGGTCGGACCGATCGGGCGGTGGCCCTCCCTGGCGGCTGCGGCCGCAGGGCTCTATCCGGCCGGCGGGCAGGAGCCGATCTCCTGCATCGGCCGCTCGGCGCAGCAGGACCCGCACCAGATGCGGCTGCCCTGCACCGGGTACACCGGCGGCACCAGCGGCAGCCCGTGGATCACCGAGATCGACCCCCGCACCCGCACCGGGTATGTCATCGGCGTCATCGGCGGCCACCAGCGGGGCGGCGACTCCCCGGACGTCTCGTACAGCGCGTACTTCGGCGCCGACGTCCGGACCCTCTACGAGCGGGCCGTCGCCCAGGGCGGCTGAGCCTGACCCATGAGGACCGGTCTCACCTGGGCGGGGCTCACCGGGGGAAGGCGCGCTTGGCCCGCCAGGTGGTGTGCTCCCGCGACACCGCGTCCTCGGCGTCGGCGGAGAGTTCGGACCAGCGCGTCTCGGCGTCGGGTCCGGTGAGGGTGAGGTCGGAGAGCCGCTGCCGGACCAGGTCGAGTTCCCTGGCGGCCAGCCGGTAGGTGGTGGCCAGCGGCCGGAGCTGGGTCAGCTGGGTCCAGGCGATGATCGCGGCGGCAGCGGCGGCGCAGGTGCCGAAGAGGTGTACGGAGAGCGCCCCGGTCGCCTGGGCGACCGCCGCCGCCCCGCCCACGATGATCAGCGCGGCCGTACCGAGCCCCCAGGAGACCGACTGGGACTCATAGGCGGCGGCCCGGTCGCGGTACCAGTTGCGCTGGCCCTCCACCCGGGACCGCAGATAGAGGCCGCGCCGGGCGGACAGCCCGGCCGCCCGCAGCCGGCGCATCTCCTCGGTGATCCCGGGCACCGCGTCCGGCGGCAGCACCACGGCGTCCTCGAAGGCCAGCAGGACCTCGCCCACCTGCCGCAGATACTCCTGGTCCGTCTCGGCCGACTCCGCCTCGCCCTCGAACGGCCGGGCCCGGACGGTGTACTTCCAGGCCAGGGCCTTCACCGACTCCGCCGCCGCCCGGGCCTCGTGCCAGCGCCGCTGCGGGTTGCCCTGCCGCAGCCGGTACC is part of the Peterkaempfera bronchialis genome and encodes:
- a CDS encoding N-acyl-D-amino-acid deacylase family protein, which translates into the protein MGSPVELLLRGGTLVDGTGAPGRPADLAVADGRITVLPPGSAVAAAETVDATGQIVTPGFIDVHTHSDALAAPHGGAPPGGPEAAEAIEQLRLAPLLQGVTTEISGNCGTSLFPALPERLPDLAAHLRVTFGTGPVQPAEDFDAFAAGQRPELRRTHLASLVGHGTLRAGVMGFAARPPRPEELAAMCALLDRALAQGAAGLSTGLIYPPGTYADTDEIVALARVAARHGKPYVTHLRDEMSQVETALEEALEIAVRSGAPLQVSHHKTAGRHAWGATLRTLPRLEQARADGVDVLCDVYPYTAGSTVLHAMLPPWTSDGGVAALLERLPRPEVRDRIRADIAGGVNGWENTIGNGGWDLIAVAAAPGHPEAEGRRIADLAAERGLDPVDYVCDLLLAARGEVTIISHSMREDDVRRVLASPLSMIGSDGVPKPGRPHPRWAGSFARVLGHYGRDQRLLPLERAVHKMTGLPAGRFGLSGRGVIRDGALADLVVLDPAAVRDTATFDHPLRAPEGVDTVVVAGRVAVRHGRPTGVRAGAVVRVR
- a CDS encoding amino acid ABC transporter ATP-binding protein; translation: MLAARGVRKRFGDTEVLRGIDLEVRAGEVLCIIGPSGSGKSTLLRCFNHLERIDAGRIRVDGELVGYEPHGPSGERLRERRPRDIRRQRERIGMVFQRFHLFPHRTAVQNVMEGPVAVKGLSRAQAERQARELLDRVGLADRADHYPDRLSGGQQQRVAIARALAMQPTLMLFDEPTSALDPELVGEVLGVMRDLARSGMTMIVVTHEMGFAREVADRVLFMDQGAVVEAGHPDEVFTAPRHDRTRAFLSTVL
- a CDS encoding amino acid ABC transporter permease, giving the protein MRPHQAAAPAADGATRPEDLSLQVSRRPRPGRWLAVLAAAFFAVWLGYTIVVNPNLHWDVIARYQFDRVVLEGLWVTVQLTLISQAVGIGIGVVAAVMQLSESPVLRLMAGAYTWFFRGTPLLVQLIFWFNLALLFPEISIGVPFDGPKLISWQSNQVITGFVAALLGLSINEGAYMAEIVRAGIQSVDPGQREAGASIGMSNRQILTRVVLPQAMRVIIPPFGNQFISMLKTTSLVSVIAGADLMTVSQHLYLANFEVIALLVVASLWYLVLTTIASLAQHAVERRFSPGAAPPLRRRVLANLLPGRLTKGTAQ
- a CDS encoding ABC transporter substrate-binding protein, whose protein sequence is MNRPRPLRCLAALALVALTATSCGRSDQGSAPAAGGPQSAGSNAAGASATASNGAAQTAADLLPAKYRQGGVLRVATAVGYPPMEMYKSGTTELTGVDPDLAQAIAQRLGLRLELTNAAFDGLIPGLQAGRFDLVMSSMTDSEQRRQAVDFVDYFRTGGVIMTRKGNPEGLKSLADLCGKPVVLAKGSSNLDIGEQQNAKCPTRMRISQSEDAPTGLLQLDSGRAVATIVDYPVAQLFVQKGAYEVLPTQYGTAPWGIAVAKNESGLRDSVQKALQDLIDQGEYRRILDTWKVGGSAVPRATVNGGQ
- a CDS encoding trypsin-like serine peptidase codes for the protein MAVGPIGRWPSLAAAAAGLYPAGGQEPISCIGRSAQQDPHQMRLPCTGYTGGTSGSPWITEIDPRTRTGYVIGVIGGHQRGGDSPDVSYSAYFGADVRTLYERAVAQGG
- a CDS encoding DUF4231 domain-containing protein codes for the protein MVRQDPPGVDEARLLPEPFWTADRASVQGRRLTVRWYRGQIVLLVVAAVIAAVPGPAHSGDSDIAPLFSVAAFVVAGYCWYRLRQGNPQRRWHEARAAAESVKALAWKYTVRARPFEGEAESAETDQEYLRQVGEVLLAFEDAVVLPPDAVPGITEEMRRLRAAGLSARRGLYLRSRVEGQRNWYRDRAAAYESQSVSWGLGTAALIIVGGAAAVAQATGALSVHLFGTCAAAAAAIIAWTQLTQLRPLATTYRLAARELDLVRQRLSDLTLTGPDAETRWSELSADAEDAVSREHTTWRAKRAFPR